One window of the bacterium genome contains the following:
- the sufS gene encoding SufS family cysteine desulfurase, whose product MLGRDVRKDFPILNVKVNGKPLVYLDSAASSQKPNEVMTAYCKFCESRYANVHRGIHTLGEAATGDYEAARRAIAAFIKAPALEGVIFTRGTTESINLVAHSFGSKFIKHGQAIVLTPMEHHANLIPWQQVAKSVGAELRFIPIKSDGTLDLAEARKLIDHKTALVAVTHVSNVLGTINPVGELVQLAHKVGAKILIDGAQSVPHMPVNLSELNADFYAFSAHKMLGPTGIGVLYGRPEILDDMEPYMTGGEMIREVFLDHATWNKLPYKFEAGTPAIAEAVSLTAAVAYLEEIGMDRIEQFDQHLTMHALEKLSAEPKLQIYGPRTFRGGVVSFNVPGVHPHDLAALLDREGVAIRAGHHCCQPLMRWLGVQATARASVYLYNTLDDIDQLVAAVRTARAILA is encoded by the coding sequence ATTCTGGGACGGGACGTCCGCAAGGATTTCCCCATATTGAACGTGAAGGTCAACGGCAAGCCGTTGGTCTATCTCGATAGTGCCGCAAGTTCGCAAAAACCGAACGAAGTGATGACCGCATACTGCAAGTTCTGCGAGTCGCGCTACGCCAACGTTCACCGCGGCATCCATACACTCGGTGAGGCCGCGACGGGGGATTACGAAGCCGCTCGTAGGGCGATTGCCGCTTTTATCAAGGCACCGGCGCTTGAAGGTGTGATATTCACTCGCGGGACGACCGAGTCCATAAACCTGGTTGCGCATTCCTTCGGCAGCAAGTTTATCAAGCACGGACAGGCGATCGTTCTGACTCCGATGGAGCACCACGCTAACTTGATTCCGTGGCAGCAGGTGGCGAAATCCGTCGGTGCGGAGCTGCGCTTCATTCCGATAAAGAGTGATGGAACTCTTGACCTTGCGGAAGCGCGCAAACTGATTGACCATAAAACAGCGCTTGTTGCCGTGACACATGTCTCAAACGTGCTCGGAACAATTAACCCCGTCGGTGAACTTGTGCAATTGGCGCATAAGGTTGGCGCGAAAATTCTAATTGACGGCGCGCAGTCTGTTCCTCATATGCCCGTGAACTTGAGCGAATTGAATGCGGACTTTTACGCATTCTCCGCGCACAAAATGCTCGGCCCGACCGGCATTGGCGTGCTCTACGGCAGACCGGAAATTCTCGATGACATGGAGCCGTATATGACCGGCGGCGAAATGATTCGGGAAGTCTTTCTTGACCACGCGACATGGAACAAGTTGCCCTATAAGTTCGAAGCCGGAACCCCCGCCATTGCGGAAGCGGTAAGCCTGACCGCTGCCGTTGCCTATCTCGAGGAAATCGGGATGGACAGAATCGAGCAATTCGACCAGCATCTCACCATGCACGCTCTCGAAAAGCTTTCGGCTGAGCCCAAGTTGCAAATCTACGGTCCGCGAACTTTTCGCGGCGGTGTGGTGTCCTTCAATGTGCCGGGCGTTCATCCCCACGACCTTGCGGCTTTGCTTGACCGCGAAGGAGTGGCAATTCGCGCCGGCCACCATTGCTGCCAGCCGCTCATGCGCTGGCTGGGTGTACAGGCAACCGCGCGTGCCAGCGTTTACTTGTACAATACCCTTGACGACATCGACCAATTGGTAGCTGCCGTTCGTACGGCACGGGCGATACTCGCATGA
- a CDS encoding non-heme iron oxygenase ferredoxin subunit encodes MNQETQLVKICSVSDLPRNGGKGFQVGSLELAIFQSDGKLYATDDLCSHEDEYLSDGWLEGNCIECPRHGARFSLDTGEALSLPATEPIQVFGVERKGDDIYVAIPVKYLQTEGA; translated from the coding sequence ATGAATCAAGAAACACAATTAGTCAAGATCTGTTCTGTCTCCGACCTGCCTCGCAATGGCGGAAAGGGATTTCAAGTCGGTTCACTCGAACTCGCAATTTTTCAATCGGACGGTAAACTTTATGCCACTGACGATTTGTGCTCGCACGAAGATGAATACCTGAGCGACGGGTGGCTCGAAGGCAACTGCATTGAATGTCCCCGGCACGGTGCACGCTTCTCACTTGATACCGGCGAAGCTCTCTCGCTGCCGGCCACGGAACCCATTCAGGTATTCGGAGTAGAACGGAAAGGCGATGACATCTACGTCGCCATTCCGGTGAAATATCTGCAAACGGAGGGAGCGTGA
- a CDS encoding prephenate dehydrogenase/arogenate dehydrogenase family protein, with protein sequence MNHQLSDLRKICLLGINPVTSAFAAALKNSGFRGELFGVDSEKIVKDAWGKTVITDGSTSLDEGLKNSDLVALGESKHLPEDTFAFAVDRAASDAVMLDMISNRHRLDRSIAVAARRDLHYIGFHIEPTLGTTADCSANIRAFFSGKTVLLTPQFKSDIPAAEMLTTVFVACGASVHSMNQDKFDERHAQFDLVSDVLKFLELETILRNCRPEQVVTQHLESRISQQLDYCSDSRKSEWLKELADNRSEVIKVLSTIEATVGNLRTNLLIGSLDEHVASVIQAGRALLSKAVSSEGPELIVNTGDSPRVMQAIATAMAEARIAIDRIERLTERGDGYFKLRLLSLDERARAESVLRTAGIETEQTD encoded by the coding sequence ATGAACCACCAATTATCGGACCTGCGAAAAATTTGCCTCCTCGGAATTAATCCGGTAACTTCTGCATTTGCCGCCGCCCTGAAAAATTCGGGTTTTCGGGGAGAACTGTTTGGCGTAGATAGCGAAAAGATCGTCAAGGACGCTTGGGGCAAGACGGTCATCACGGACGGAAGTACAAGCCTTGACGAAGGGCTTAAGAACAGCGACCTCGTCGCTCTTGGTGAATCAAAACATCTCCCCGAAGATACCTTTGCATTTGCCGTGGACCGGGCGGCATCGGACGCGGTGATGTTGGACATGATTTCGAATCGTCACCGGCTTGACCGTTCAATTGCGGTTGCAGCGCGACGGGATTTGCACTACATCGGATTTCATATTGAGCCGACGCTTGGAACGACGGCCGATTGCAGTGCAAACATACGCGCTTTCTTCAGCGGCAAAACGGTTTTGCTGACGCCGCAGTTCAAGTCCGATATTCCGGCAGCAGAAATGCTGACGACAGTTTTTGTCGCGTGTGGTGCAAGTGTGCACTCCATGAATCAGGACAAATTCGACGAGCGGCATGCTCAGTTTGACTTGGTATCCGATGTCTTGAAGTTTCTGGAACTGGAGACAATCTTGCGAAACTGCCGGCCGGAGCAGGTGGTGACTCAGCATTTGGAAAGCCGGATAAGTCAACAGCTTGACTACTGTTCGGATTCGCGCAAATCGGAATGGTTGAAAGAACTTGCTGATAATCGCTCGGAAGTTATCAAGGTGCTCTCCACGATTGAAGCAACCGTCGGGAATCTGCGCACAAATCTGCTGATTGGTTCACTGGACGAGCATGTCGCTTCCGTGATTCAGGCCGGGCGCGCGCTGCTGTCGAAAGCGGTGAGCAGCGAAGGGCCGGAACTGATCGTTAATACTGGCGACAGCCCGCGAGTGATGCAGGCGATTGCGACCGCCATGGCGGAAGCGCGGATCGCGATTGACCGGATTGAACGGCTGACTGAGCGCGGTGACGGTTATTTCAAATTGAGGCTGCTCTCATTGGATGAGCGGGCGCGCGCCGAGAGTGTGTTGCGAACCGCAGGAATAGAAACAGAACAAACGGATTGA
- a CDS encoding SUF system NifU family Fe-S cluster assembly protein, giving the protein MTDLYSDILLDHYKLPRNKGKLAEETHSMEGKNPLCGDELILHLKLVDDRIADISFEGNGCAISMASASMLTEDLKGRTIAEVQKRIEQFRSFIREGKVPDGEPMDDMTSLAGVAQLPVRVKCATLPWTTMEEALKSIPE; this is encoded by the coding sequence ATGACCGACCTGTACAGCGATATCCTGCTGGATCACTATAAACTGCCGCGCAACAAGGGCAAGCTTGCCGAAGAGACCCATTCGATGGAGGGCAAGAACCCGCTCTGCGGTGACGAACTGATTCTGCATTTGAAGCTCGTGGATGACAGGATTGCCGACATCTCTTTTGAAGGCAACGGCTGTGCGATTTCGATGGCAAGCGCTTCGATGTTGACGGAAGACTTGAAGGGACGCACGATTGCCGAAGTTCAAAAAAGAATCGAGCAATTTCGCAGTTTCATCCGCGAGGGCAAGGTACCGGACGGCGAACCCATGGACGACATGACTTCCCTTGCCGGCGTCGCACAATTGCCGGTGCGTGTCAAATGTGCCACCCTGCCTTGGACCACCATGGAAGAGGCACTGAAATCGATTCCTGAATAA